In the Populus trichocarpa isolate Nisqually-1 chromosome 1, P.trichocarpa_v4.1, whole genome shotgun sequence genome, CTTTCTAAGCGTGAAACATCATAGCTTTCTAAGCGTGAAACAACATcatgtaaaatatcatcaggaacaaaattgagattgcgatcaaattctgcaaatgttacgtcatcatacgatctccttctaatataattatatagtgtcattgaataatattaaacactagtttttcaaataaaacacaatatctgaaaaattgttttggattttttttatttcactggGACGAGCCCAGACACCCGGCATTTAGGTTTGGGTCGGACTCGGTCCGACCATGAACAGTGGATACGCTCTctactattcacgtgaacagtggaaagtgaattatattGTAGCTGGTTTCAAAATTTTTGGCAAGAAACCCATATGGAGAAGATTCACAGTGATATGTTTGTTATGTTACAAATGAATAACCCATTGATTTCTTATTAATGCAGCCTGGCGATTCAGATGAATCTTTGGACTTTGGATGCCATCTTGCGAGGTAATTTTCCACAATCCTAAATTGGGTCCCGAGCGTAGGCTGCGCTCGTTGTCTTctacttggattttttcttttatgttacaGGATCTACTTGGATTTTCCTCGTTTTACCTGTCCTGTTTTTCTTCATTGCTCTTGATAAGGGATCCAGTATTATTAGCAAGTGATCAATATTCAATGAACTTGGGGCTGCTCTTCTTTTTCAACGAAAGCTTGCTCTTTCCCTTTCTTGTTTACTGCagtttttctttattctccattgttcacgtgaacagtggaggagCTGCTGTTTGCAAAGCacataaattatgtttttgttaaaccTGCGACACAACCCCAATTTATGGTGGGTcttaccaaaataaaattgtgttttttgctTAACCAAACAGCAATATCTGTGGCTACGGGTAAACCTCACCCgcaaccacaataccaaacggcCACTTAGTAGGTGGTCTAGTgataaaagcttgggaccaaggGATTTGCTCCTCCTGTGGTCTCAAGTTcaagccttgtggttgctaatatgatggtcactggaggcttacatggtcgttaactttaaaacccgtgagattagtcgaggtacacgcaagctaacccggacacctacgctaaaaaaaaataatgaaatgaaaagacaCATCTTGTGGAGGAAAATTCATGTTTAAGAAGTATTTTAGTTACTAAAAatcctaattataattttatggtaTGGGACTAGTtacacaaaaaacaatatattagcATTCCTTAAGCGTTCTACCTAAAGCAGGTTACATTGCTTGTTTTGTATTAAATtgctaaaagttttttttttctatttttatggtCTTCCTGtattattcctgactctgatatctatagttttgaaatccggcCCGGTCCAACgctcgggttccgggttttgaccgggtcactgGGTCACTCGggtcaattctttttaaaaaaaaaatcaaaacgacgtctttttagtaaaaaataaaattcaacgaATTGCAATCAGGTTTTaggccgggtcaacccgccaaTTCACCCCgggtttttccttttcctatttttttcttaaacccggcccggttccagccccgggtcccGGGCCGGGacaggtttcaaaactatactgGTATCAATGAATATTTatctatgaatatttttaactttagcATTGTTAAATATTGCGTAACTCAAAATATGCAGTATTCGTAATTCTGACACTAAGAAATGAATccgtaaaatttaaattaaaaaaaatacatttattttttattgtttaggcTGGGTCCAGCTCAGCTCATATGGGCTGGGCTGTACCCAGCCGGCCCGGCCTGGTCACTGGGagaagccagtgacccggctagcTGCAAGCGTGCGTGAAATGTTAACGCACGCTTCATACAGAACgatgtaattataattcacatcGACAGtaccaaattaattatattgcaAAGGAAGAGCAGCAGGGACTTTCCTGGTTACCGTTGGAGACGAAGACGAAGTGAGAGCGATCGTTTCTGGCTGATCGGATGACACTTCTATGATGAATGCAAAAGCCTTCTCCTCTGTTACTGCTCGTCTTGGTCTCTTCGTCCTTCTGAACAATGCTGAGAGCTTCACTTGAGATGCTCTGTCTCCTGTTCTTCGTCTTGTCTCTGTGTTATTCgttcttctctttttgttctGTCTGTGTTTGCTTGTTCCTCTGGTttcctctctgttttcttttgtgttttgctTCCCTGTTTCTGTGGTTCGTCTATCTATTTCTCTCTGttcgtttttttcttgttcGTGTCTTTTTCCTCTGGCTGTTAATCAACAGGATCGTGGGCAGGAGACGTGGTCTGGGTTTGGTGCCATTTCTTCCTGCAAATGAAGCCGTGAACAGTCCTGCTCTTGCAGGACTGTTAATCGATCTGGAAACGAGATCGTGGGCAGGAGACGTGGTCCGGTTTTGGTGCCATTTCTTCCTGTTGCATCGGTCTCCTGAGGAAGGTGATGAACAGTAGAAACGGCGGTGGTTTTATTGAAATGGCTATCTTCAATTTACCCCCTTAACTTCTGATATTTAACAATTGGGTCccttatttcattaattaaacaatttcaaGTTCAATTGAGTCCCCAAACTTCCAATTCTTCCAatttttgaccaaattaacccCAAATTTATAATTCAGTCCTTAGTAGTCCCCAAactttaaactttcaatttgtgttcTCTTAACACAATCttcaattcattcattttttatttctttttgttttttgaaaaatttaaaaattaaattatgagaaTGGTAGTTGGGGTCGACTAGCAGGTGACAAAGAAGCCCACAAAAGACGTGGAGTTGGCAACCTAAGGAAAGAAATTGATGGGTTTGCAATGCAAATTGAACAGTCAGAAAGAAGGATTAACTGACCCTAATGTTCCTCAGGATTTTATCATGTCCCAAGTTTAAGCCAGAGCTCAGAACCTatcatcagaaaaaaaataattaaaaactcacATTTAAGctgaaaactcaaaaaaaaaaaaaattattgacaagGACTCACATTATCACCTCGTTGGCTCGTGTCTAACTGGCAACTATCACAGCATAATGACAGGTAAGCTGCCTCGCTCCACCAATTCTACTGTACAGATACGTAGTTTTACATATTTCATTCATAACCTTGATCTGTGATAGCCCTACATAGGAAATGCCATCGCTAAACTTGTGCAAGAAATTCTTCATCAGAGCAAGACATCGAAGTGAGGGTAGGTGGCGTTATTTTAAAGTGCAAGACAGCAACAAGATGGAAAGTTGAGAGCCTTGGCGTTCTAGCTTCCAAAACTAGAAATGATCATAGACAGCTCATTTGTACTAGGATAGAGATTCGAAATTGATGGGTCAGTAAGAACAAATGTCGTCTCTGATGTCTAATCAGCCACAAATATGGAAATACGTTGGTTTTAATTGTTAAGAAGCTTTCACTAATTAAAGCTGGCATATAAAGCTTTAGCGATGAATGAATTAAGCGAAGCCCCTGGCTGCTCAACCTGTACAGCCAGGCTGAGATCAAGGGAGATGATTCTTCGAGGAGAGCAGCACGATAACGTGTTCGGTGGAGGCTATCACTCACGAGTTCATCAAATCTAGCTGAATCAATCGCCATGCTGCTTAACTTGGCAGATTATTCATGCCATTATACTTGGTTGGAATGAAGACTTCGGTTAGGCTTTTGTTGAATCCAACTACGGAACTCAAAAAAACTAGTCGACTTTTATAATGTCAGGTTTCATTGTAAAGAGCAACTAATTCAGGCATCATACATGGGAGAACAGGATAACGCATCCCTCTCCTGCAGATGGAAATTGTGAAACAGAGTCGGCAGTCGCTGAGATCTGCAAATCTTAGCTGCAGAATTGAGTTATCAATCCGTACTAATATCTCTTCTCTGTTAAGCACTTTCAGCAGATGCAAGTGGTGCTGCTGAATCTAGTACCTGAAAGTCCGGCTCTGTGCCACCATAAAACATATGCGCTTTGCATAACAATCATGGAGAAAAAAACATCACTTAATCACCTACCAAACTTTAGATGCTATTTTCAGATCTTACAAATGCATTTACGATTAGAACAATGGGTTGATTCCAATGCCAAGCTTTCAGCTGCCGTGAACTTAAAAACTATTGGCTGTAGAAAAGCCGAACTTGCAGCATGTATATATGGTTAAGTTACATTTAACTTAGCATGACCTCATACACCATGCACCATGCACCATGCACGAGTCTTCTGGTTACCGAGTTGTGAAGGCATCACATCATTCTACCAAATAATTAGGAGCCACAACCAATATCCTGTCATCTCTTGATGATGACTGCCTAGCACCATCACCCTCTGCTTCTGGTCGGCTGCCATCATCTACCACAATCAAAAAGCCTTCTCTCCGAATCAAACTCTGCAATATAAACATTTGTCCCATCCAATATATTACTCGCATAGAACTTCTAAAATATATTGGCTAGACTCaagatatttttagttttacctCTATAATGGCTTTGATTTTGGAAGCTTCATTCTTTGCTTCCTCCAAGGAACTGTAGCtatttttctgattttgttGATCCACATACCATCTTATCAACTCTCCCTGCCTCATTCCAGCCAGCCCCGTCCCTGAAATTGGTAGCAGAACATGCCTCAGACAGTATATATGGTGAATAAAGGAAAGGGCCTACTGGTTCATTACTATCTATTGGTTCGTTACTATTGCACAGATCATTACTGTACAATATGCATCTAGGGTCCAACTTCCAGTGCGCTCATTACATAGGGTTTTTTTCCCAATCAACATATATAGGTTAGGCCCTCaagcaaaattaagaaaatatataaatgcttCGAGGTGAAAACCTAAATTGTAATGATAGCAGCAAAAATAGACTAactcaaaaacataaatatcatGAAACATGAATGAAAGGGGTCTTGCAGTTTACCATCTCGCATCACAGCTTCTTCATGCTGTCTAAGGCGCATGACCAGTGCTTGTGTAACCCTCTGAAAGTATTCTTCACTTATTACAAGTTTTTTCCCCTGTCGGCTAGCAGAAGCCGCTCCATTTTCTGTGCAATCTCTGTAGTTTAGTGaaaagtttgaataaaaaaaatataaataacttaGGATATAAAAGCCTACCTGTGTTTTCTGAAACTGGGTTAGCGTCAGCATTGCTTGGCTGGGCATCACCTTGACTGGGACCATCATttccaccatcaccaccatcaccatATGCTTCTTGAAACTCAGATAGATCAATCTCGCTTGACTCCACACTACAAGCACAACAAAAGGCAcgtattataattatgaaaaacttgaaaaatcaagaaagatgtCAGCACTTTTCCAAATTTTCTTGCCTGATTATGGATGTTTTCAGCAATTTGACTGCTACACGAACATGTCGTGGTTGTACCTgtaaaaaacttatttgtctCAGGTCTAAGTTGAAAATGCAATCAATGCATATCGATCTCAAGATGCAAATGGCAAATTAGAAACCTGAGTTTCCAAATGACTTCGAGCAATGGCCTCAGACAGTCTGATCAGTGCCTCCAGCTGTCTAACAGTCATTCGATAAGCAACTCTACTCCCTGGAGTTGTATCACCTTTGCGAAGAGCAACATAAGAGTCCACCAACAGTTTTCTTGCTTCGGAATTAAGCTGCATCAAGATTTAGGTCTGCTAAAGCATGGCTAGGTACAGTGAAAGAATTCTCAAAACAAAGTCATTGGTGTGTGCACGTTATATATTTAAGGTATTAACATCAAACCTTTGGTTTCAAGGTTTTCGCATATGTAATGTATCGTTTTATCTGAGCAGTTGTGAATGCAGGAGAAAGAGCTTCTTCACGCTTTTGATGAACTCTTACGATGTGGTGCGCAATGTGGTAATCAGTTTGATCATCTGGATCATCAATCATCACATATACCAGATCAAACCTTGAAAGAATTGCAGGAGGGAGAGCCACATTATACTGGACAACAACACTTGGAAACAGTTAGtctggggaaaaaaagagatcTAACTTGATAAAACAGGTAATGGCATAAAAGAGTCAGCTTGTAGTTATTCACATGGCTTTAAAATCAGGTGAAACAATTTCTCACCTTGAGCGGTTTAGATTTATCATAGCGTCCTCCAGCGGGGTTAGCTGCAGCTAGAATTGATGTTCGAGCATTGAGTGTCGCTTGTATCCCAGCTTTTGTGATGCTTATTGTCTGCTGTTCCATGGCCTCATGAATTGCAACCTTCATGTTCATTTAGATTGATATCAGAAATCGCTATTAGAAATGTCAAGTTAGactttaatgaaagaaaattacCTGATCTCTAATATCCATCTTGTCGAATTCATCAATGCAACAAATGCCATTGTCAGCAAGCATCAATGCACCAgcctgagaaaaaaaaagtcagacactaaatcagaaaaataaaagatcaaagaTTTAAAGTTGCAATAGAAATCATGAATGCTCAATATCATGTGTCATTTCAAAACTGTTGTCATTGTCATTCTTAGAGAGTACGGCAAGGCACACTAATCTAAACCAAACTTCAAGATGATGTTTAGTAACTGCTTGAATCTAGAGAGTCATAGAGCCATGCAGGTTCTTCCAAAAGAGAAAGGGTATTGATCTTTGCTGTCCAGAGGAGCACCTGTAAACAGGTGCCACAACTGCTTGGACTAAAACAAAAGAGTGCTGACATCATGTGAATGCTACCTCAATACAAAATTCCCCAGTTTCTGGTTCTTTGGCCACAGATGCTGTCAGCCCAGCAGCAGATGATGATTTTCCAGATGTGTAGACAGATCTTGGAACTATACCTGAAGCATACCTGTAAGAACAGACCCGTATAAACAAATGCCTCCCTTGCATAGACTTGAACAAACAAGAAGCAGAAGAATCACATACTAAGAGTAAAAAGGCAACATACTTGAGGAACTGAGACTTTGCACAGCTGGGATCACCAACAATACAAACATTGATGTCCCCCCTAAGGTTAATACCCTCATGAGTGAACTTGTGAACGCCACCCAAGAGCATGAGCAGGATTGCACGTTTGATATCTTGGTGACCAAAAACAGTTGGAGCAATGCTATCAACAATCTTATTGAAGAAATCAGGAGTGTTTCTCATTCTTTGGATTTCATCTAGCTCCTCTGTCTGTCAAGTAAAATGAAGTGAGAAAAGTCTGGTATATTACTCTAACCACATATATGACAACATGAGCATGACCCTCAAATAAACATGACACGGTTCAAATGATATTACATTTATCTAGAATGTCAGTAGCTAATATTATCATAGGGTTAGTGTAGTGTGAAGATATGGTGATATGAATTAGAAGTCAGGGCATAgagaattaataataataaaaaaaaagcagaaataGGACAACTGACCGTGAATTCCTGGttatcatcttcatcaacagcCTTTTTTCTATTCCTGATGTCAGTATCCCTTCTGCCATCACAAACCTAAACAAAGACACATTTATGAATCACAAATAATTGTAATACACATCCATCATGGTCAAACATTAGGTATCAAGCAAGCCATGCTGTAGACCAACCTGCACTGAATTGGCTATAAATGCAAGGCGATAAGAGAGGTCTCTCACTCCCAATGCTCGGAGCCCTCTGACACCTTCACCACCAACAGCAGAATTTTTAAGCTGAGAAGATTCCCGCCGGCATTCTGCTCTCTCTCCAGGGGATGCCAATGCCAATATATCAGGTACAACAACCACAGTGCCTGTGAAAATGACCCTGGAAGCAATCAAAGTTTGAAGCCAAATTACACACAAAATCCAACATTTActtcaaagagaaaagaaacactAGAGATAACCAGAGTAATTAACGCATAAGAATATCTTACGTGTCACCAGCTCTGGCCTTTTCAACAATATCATGGCGAACAATAACATCCAAGGATCTGGGAAGGGAACCGGCAGGAATCTCTTTAGAGGTTTCCTGCATTCTCACCCTCTGCCAGTCAGCAAATTTGCTCTCTTGCCTAAGCAATGCCCATCTCATTTTATTGGAACATGTCGCATTGGCACAAATTGTTGGCTGCAAAACTCGCAATTCCAGCAACAGGTTTAACAATTGGcatcaaacaaaacataaaacttgAAACTAAAGTTGCAATACAGCACTAATGCACAAACTGACCTCAGTATATTTGAATTGCTGTTCAACATTCTTGACAACACCACCACATTCCAAACACCTAAAAGTTCCTTGCAAAAGCTCCGGCCTTACCTCACTTGTGCGAGTCACCACTCCGGTTACTGACACAAGTTTCCCAATTTCCGCTGTTGTTAGCTCTCTCAATCTGTAAACAAGGTAGCCCACTACACAATTGAGggaataataacaataatttactTTGTTCTTTTTCATCAACTAAGGCAGTGATTACTAGAACAGTGTATATAGAATCAGCTATTAGGGATTCATTAAACCcgtcaacaaaaataacaaaaataaaggaatatTATACTGGAAAAAAGTGAAGAAGTACCTCATGGAAAAAGGGATATTAAAGAAAGCAACATTGATGTCCTTGTTAGGATTATCATCAGATATAAACGTTGAGCTCAGCTCCATCACAAACCTCTTACACGCATTCTTCAAATACGGCTCAAACCTAATAATCGCCATCattattaaacaaaatca is a window encoding:
- the LOC7491459 gene encoding DNA replication licensing factor MCM6 — its product is MDAFGRYFVDEKAVRVENIFLDFLKSFRLDGQNRNIGEPYYDAEIEAMKANESTTMFIDFSHVMLFNDVLQKAIADEYFRFEPYLKNACKRFVMELSSTFISDDNPNKDINVAFFNIPFSMRLRELTTAEIGKLVSVTGVVTRTSEVRPELLQGTFRCLECGGVVKNVEQQFKYTEPTICANATCSNKMRWALLRQESKFADWQRVRMQETSKEIPAGSLPRSLDVIVRHDIVEKARAGDTVIFTGTVVVVPDILALASPGERAECRRESSQLKNSAVGGEGVRGLRALGVRDLSYRLAFIANSVQVCDGRRDTDIRNRKKAVDEDDNQEFTTEELDEIQRMRNTPDFFNKIVDSIAPTVFGHQDIKRAILLMLLGGVHKFTHEGINLRGDINVCIVGDPSCAKSQFLKYASGIVPRSVYTSGKSSSAAGLTASVAKEPETGEFCIEAGALMLADNGICCIDEFDKMDIRDQVAIHEAMEQQTISITKAGIQATLNARTSILAAANPAGGRYDKSKPLKYNVALPPAILSRFDLVYVMIDDPDDQTDYHIAHHIVRVHQKREEALSPAFTTAQIKRYITYAKTLKPKLNSEARKLLVDSYVALRKGDTTPGSRVAYRMTVRQLEALIRLSEAIARSHLETQVQPRHVRVAVKLLKTSIISVESSEIDLSEFQEAYGDGGDGGNDGPSQGDAQPSNADANPVSENTENGAASASRQGKKLVISEEYFQRVTQALVMRLRQHEEAVMRDGTGLAGMRQGELIRWYVDQQNQKNSYSSLEEAKNEASKIKAIIESLIRREGFLIVVDDGSRPEAEGDGARQSSSRDDRILVVAPNYLVE